The following coding sequences are from one Culex quinquefasciatus strain JHB chromosome 1, VPISU_Cqui_1.0_pri_paternal, whole genome shotgun sequence window:
- the LOC119765106 gene encoding AT-rich interactive domain-containing protein 2-like: MRGRNVDSHRLYWVVVARDWWLKVNWRVDWGEIIEEMALPKRCVNNEIALKKINFWFLDKYAKVYFHDGPPTKRRMTSGIGQRKCCTRYRRFTTPQLPAHKHSRRDGAASSE, from the exons ATGAGAGGTAGGAATGTGGATTCGCACCGGTTGTATTGGGTGGTAGTGGCCCGGGATTGGTGGTTGAAGGTCAATTGGCGTGTGGACTGGGGCGAGATCATCGAGGAGATGGCGCTGCCAAAGCGTTGCGTGAACAACGAGATTGCGTTGAAGAAGATTAACTTCTGGTTTTTGGACAAGTACGCGAAAGTTTATTTTCACGATGGGCCTCCGACGAAGAGGAGGATGACTAGCGGCATAGGTCAGCGCAAATGTTGCACTCGGTACAGGCGGTTTACAAcaccg CAACTTCCCGCCCACAAACACTCACGTCGCGACGGCGCAGCTTCATCCGAATGA